From Sporosarcina sp. FSL W7-1349, a single genomic window includes:
- the purQ gene encoding phosphoribosylformylglycinamidine synthase subunit PurQ: MKFAILVLPGLSCDVDMHHAVTKVVGEDADLIWHLDAEQKLGQYDALLIPSGASYGDYLRPGALAQASPAIESVKAFAASGKPVLGVGNGFQILAEAGLLPGAFLQNKGLKFRTGNAKLAIRNKDSKFTSEYAEGQDINIPFAHQYGNYFVDEETLTELKQTDRIVFTYVEDNHDGSTDAIAGVLNDEGNVLGMMPLPERAVEKIIGGTDGYPLFQSILKNWSENNVSHA; encoded by the coding sequence ATGAAGTTCGCTATTTTAGTGCTTCCGGGCTTAAGTTGCGATGTGGACATGCATCACGCTGTCACCAAAGTGGTGGGCGAAGACGCAGACCTCATTTGGCATTTGGATGCTGAACAAAAACTAGGACAATATGATGCGCTCCTCATTCCGAGTGGTGCTTCCTACGGGGATTATCTCCGCCCAGGCGCACTCGCTCAAGCCTCACCAGCTATCGAAAGTGTAAAGGCCTTTGCCGCATCCGGGAAACCAGTATTGGGGGTCGGGAATGGATTTCAAATCCTTGCAGAAGCAGGTCTATTGCCGGGCGCGTTTCTTCAAAACAAAGGATTGAAATTCAGAACAGGCAATGCGAAACTCGCCATCCGAAATAAAGATTCCAAATTTACCTCTGAATATGCAGAAGGACAAGACATCAACATCCCTTTTGCACACCAATACGGCAACTATTTTGTCGATGAAGAAACATTGACGGAATTGAAGCAGACAGACCGCATCGTCTTCACATATGTGGAAGATAATCATGACGGCAGCACAGATGCAATCGCCGGCGTGTTGAATGATGAGGGTAATGTGTTGGGTATGATGCCGTTGCCAGAACGGGCGGTTGAAAAAATCATCGGTGGAACAGATGGATACCCATTATTTCAATCAATCTTGAAAAATTGGAGTGAAAACAATGTCAGCCATGCATGA
- a CDS encoding transglutaminase-like domain-containing protein: protein MRTERQIDKWMLILLYLLAFVLLWEWLLPVMELTSSGSLVLFLLFVALFFLMALFNIKWWLAIPVKLLYILWAVHYIFFHELFFSQQALILLRDDFIANIVVLLKGQWEGISNPFRTMLFFALLWMTAYLIRYWIEVKKSILLFYVMTVVFIAFIDTFSPYSAEQSIFRIMVSGCLLLGLLTISRLAQKHRKPLRFRTYLFISIPLLLFVSTGGLLAHYLPKSEPVWPDPVPFVRAVVQGVEESGNLAGVTKSGYDPDDSKLGGSFVQDDTLIFEAKVADRQYWKIETKNTYTSKGWEQVSQSNEQTIYHMGDELHAINEDESLRTAELILSNPFPFVVYPYGLHKVHADDNYQLIKTNATGKYATVIANSNNTSYSAVELPSYLLEFEEHKYSLQKLRATKMEDFSYTTENLNPYLQLPDQLPSRVRELAMDIAGESESVYEKAKAIERYFARNGFVYAQQDIPVPRMGQDYVDQFLFETKRGYCDNFSTSMVVMLRSIGIPARWVKGFAPGEEARNADGEKIYRVTNNEAHSWVEAYMPGVGWMPFEPTIGFTNTADIEYDLDLNVGNADTQEKQEQRPQETETHGPKTTTKQDASFSSFIEALDKWFQTNTMKTVFFGFALLLVVSMVYVRRAKWLPALLTRWRRSESGDWEMFRKQYGSLLKQLDRIGLKRRHGTTLADYAKEVDRHFGGTSMSLLTIAYEKGFYGGETADHDWMNLQKIWEDLIKKTVG, encoded by the coding sequence ATGAGAACTGAAAGACAGATTGACAAATGGATGCTGATTTTACTTTATCTACTCGCTTTTGTCCTGCTTTGGGAATGGCTGCTGCCTGTGATGGAATTGACATCGTCGGGCAGTTTGGTCTTATTTCTACTATTTGTCGCATTGTTTTTCCTGATGGCTCTATTTAATATCAAATGGTGGCTTGCCATACCGGTGAAACTGCTTTATATCTTATGGGCCGTCCATTATATATTTTTTCATGAACTGTTTTTCTCTCAGCAAGCGCTTATCTTGTTGAGGGATGATTTTATCGCAAATATTGTGGTACTTCTGAAAGGGCAATGGGAGGGGATTTCAAATCCGTTCCGGACGATGTTGTTTTTTGCGCTATTATGGATGACAGCGTATTTAATACGGTATTGGATTGAAGTGAAGAAGAGCATTTTATTGTTCTATGTCATGACGGTTGTCTTTATTGCCTTCATTGACACGTTCAGCCCATATTCAGCAGAACAGTCGATCTTCCGGATTATGGTATCGGGCTGCTTGTTGCTTGGGTTGTTAACGATCTCCAGGCTTGCTCAAAAACATCGGAAGCCACTCCGTTTTCGAACATACCTCTTCATCTCTATTCCGCTATTGCTCTTTGTCTCAACAGGCGGGTTGTTAGCCCATTATTTGCCGAAAAGTGAACCGGTATGGCCGGATCCTGTACCATTTGTCAGAGCGGTCGTACAAGGTGTCGAGGAGTCAGGCAATCTCGCCGGAGTTACGAAGAGTGGCTATGATCCAGATGATTCCAAACTGGGTGGCTCCTTTGTCCAAGACGATACGTTGATTTTCGAGGCGAAAGTGGCGGATCGGCAATATTGGAAAATCGAGACGAAAAATACGTATACCTCCAAAGGTTGGGAGCAGGTCTCCCAGTCCAATGAACAAACGATTTATCACATGGGAGATGAACTCCATGCAATCAATGAAGACGAATCGTTGCGAACGGCTGAACTAATCTTATCTAATCCATTTCCGTTTGTTGTTTATCCGTATGGCCTGCATAAAGTGCATGCGGACGATAATTATCAGCTAATCAAGACGAATGCGACGGGTAAATATGCAACCGTAATCGCCAATTCGAATAATACCTCGTACTCTGCGGTCGAGCTCCCTTCTTACCTTCTGGAATTCGAGGAGCATAAGTATAGCCTGCAAAAACTTCGCGCAACAAAAATGGAGGATTTCTCCTATACGACGGAAAATCTGAATCCTTATTTACAATTGCCTGATCAATTGCCGTCCCGGGTGAGGGAACTTGCGATGGACATTGCGGGGGAATCGGAAAGCGTCTATGAAAAAGCGAAGGCGATCGAGAGGTATTTTGCGAGAAACGGCTTTGTTTATGCCCAACAGGACATCCCTGTTCCAAGAATGGGCCAGGATTATGTGGATCAGTTTTTATTCGAAACGAAGCGGGGGTATTGTGATAATTTCTCCACTTCCATGGTCGTCATGCTGCGATCGATCGGCATCCCGGCCCGTTGGGTGAAAGGGTTTGCCCCGGGCGAGGAGGCGAGGAACGCCGATGGGGAGAAGATCTACCGCGTCACCAACAACGAAGCCCATTCCTGGGTGGAAGCCTATATGCCGGGTGTCGGCTGGATGCCGTTCGAACCGACAATCGGTTTTACGAATACAGCCGATATCGAGTATGACCTTGATTTGAACGTCGGCAATGCGGACACGCAGGAAAAGCAAGAGCAGCGGCCTCAGGAAACGGAAACGCATGGACCGAAAACCACGACAAAGCAGGATGCCAGTTTCAGCTCTTTCATCGAAGCTTTGGATAAATGGTTCCAAACAAATACGATGAAGACGGTATTCTTCGGATTTGCTCTGCTATTGGTCGTTTCCATGGTGTATGTACGGCGGGCCAAATGGTTGCCTGCCCTGTTGACGCGGTGGCGGCGATCTGAGTCGGGCGATTGGGAGATGTTCCGGAAACAGTATGGAAGCTTGCTGAAACAATTGGATCGAATCGGCTTGAAGAGGCGGCACGGCACGACGTTGGCCGATTATGCCAAGGAAGTCGATCGTCATTTTGGCGGAACTTCCATGAGCTTATTAACCATTGCTTATGAAAAAGGCTTTTACGGTGGGGAGACAGCAGATCACGATTGGATGAATTTGCAGAAAATATGGGAAGATTTAATAAAAAAGACTGTGGGTTGA
- a CDS encoding NETI motif-containing protein: MTKKKTVWFEVEEHETIEECLGRMASEGYIVAGRKEEPIFTEVDGEYLPVRQRIQFKGLLDE; the protein is encoded by the coding sequence ATGACAAAGAAGAAAACGGTGTGGTTTGAAGTGGAAGAACATGAAACTATCGAGGAATGCTTGGGACGCATGGCCTCCGAGGGATATATTGTTGCGGGACGGAAGGAGGAACCGATTTTCACCGAAGTGGATGGCGAGTACCTTCCTGTCCGGCAACGCATTCAATTTAAAGGATTATTAGATGAATAA
- the guaA gene encoding glutamine-hydrolyzing GMP synthase yields MSTAPLLVEQEKIVVLDLGSNYNQLITRTIRDLGVYSELHAHTVSAEEIKGMNAVGIILSGGPASVETEALTIDPEIFSAGIPILGINYGMHLIAKQLGEDTPSKPQDSIIAIGGDANKTYGIDFQPEAGGSVNGLDFLRQFALTICEAKGDWTMERFIEIEVEKIRTTVGDKKVLCALSGGVDSSVVAALIHRAIGDQLTCMFVDHGLLRKGEVESVVDTFSNKFHMNFIKIDARERFLTKLKGITDPETKRKTIGNEFIYVFDDEAAKLDGIDFLAQGTIYADIIESGTATKEVIKSHHNVGGLPEDMEFELIEPLKALFKDEVRAVGAELGLPSDIVHRQPFPGPGLGVRVLGEVTEEKLDIVREADWILRDEIAKAGLDREIWQYFAVLPDIRSVGVRNEKRSYDYAVGIRAVHSIDGMTADWARIPWEILEKISTRITAEVEHVNRVVYDITAKPPGTIEWE; encoded by the coding sequence ATGTCAACAGCTCCTTTATTAGTAGAACAGGAAAAGATCGTAGTACTCGATTTGGGCAGCAACTATAACCAACTGATCACACGGACAATCCGTGATCTTGGCGTGTATAGTGAACTCCATGCACATACAGTGTCTGCAGAGGAAATCAAAGGAATGAATGCCGTTGGGATCATCTTATCCGGCGGACCAGCATCCGTTGAGACAGAAGCATTGACGATTGATCCGGAAATCTTTTCAGCTGGGATTCCTATTCTTGGTATCAATTACGGGATGCACTTGATTGCAAAACAATTAGGTGAGGACACCCCGTCAAAACCGCAAGATTCGATCATCGCAATTGGCGGCGATGCAAACAAGACCTACGGGATTGATTTTCAACCAGAAGCCGGCGGGTCTGTGAATGGCCTCGATTTTCTTCGCCAGTTCGCATTGACAATCTGCGAAGCGAAAGGCGACTGGACGATGGAAAGATTCATCGAAATTGAAGTGGAAAAAATCCGTACGACAGTTGGAGATAAAAAAGTCCTTTGTGCCCTTAGCGGTGGGGTCGACTCTTCAGTGGTTGCGGCGTTGATCCACCGGGCTATCGGTGATCAATTGACCTGCATGTTCGTGGATCATGGCCTTTTGCGTAAAGGGGAAGTAGAAAGTGTTGTCGATACATTCAGCAACAAATTTCATATGAATTTCATTAAAATCGACGCCAGAGAGCGATTCCTTACTAAGCTGAAAGGCATCACCGACCCTGAAACGAAACGTAAGACGATCGGTAACGAATTCATCTATGTATTCGATGATGAAGCGGCAAAACTGGATGGCATTGACTTCCTTGCACAAGGGACAATCTATGCGGATATTATCGAAAGTGGAACGGCGACAAAAGAAGTCATCAAATCCCATCATAATGTCGGCGGACTGCCGGAAGATATGGAATTTGAATTGATCGAACCGTTGAAGGCATTGTTCAAAGATGAAGTACGTGCAGTCGGTGCAGAACTCGGACTCCCTTCCGATATCGTACATCGCCAACCGTTCCCGGGACCGGGCCTTGGTGTTCGTGTGTTGGGAGAAGTTACCGAAGAGAAGCTTGACATCGTCCGCGAGGCCGACTGGATCCTCCGCGACGAAATCGCGAAAGCGGGTCTTGACCGTGAAATTTGGCAATACTTCGCTGTCCTGCCTGACATTCGCAGCGTCGGCGTTAGAAACGAAAAGCGTTCTTATGACTATGCTGTCGGAATTCGCGCAGTCCATTCCATAGATGGAATGACGGCGGATTGGGCAAGAATCCCTTGGGAGATCCTTGAAAAAATCAGCACAAGAATCACAGCGGAAGTGGAACATGTAAATCGCGTCGTTTATGATATCACTGCAAAACCACCTGGCACAATCGAGTGGGAATAA
- a CDS encoding DUF2179 domain-containing protein, with product MLTVLIIFVINIVYVTFSTVRMILTLKGYRYIAALVSVFEVVIYVIGLGLVLDNLTKIENLVAYALGFGCGIIIGSKIEEKMALGYITVNVITADAGSELPSRLRKEGYGVTDWLAHGLDGNRAAMQILTPRKFELKLYQTIKEIDPKAFIVAYETKTIHGGFWVKSIRKGKLFR from the coding sequence ATGCTAACGGTGCTGATCATTTTTGTAATTAACATTGTGTATGTAACCTTTTCCACTGTCCGAATGATCTTAACCTTAAAAGGGTATCGCTATATTGCGGCATTGGTTAGTGTGTTCGAGGTCGTCATTTATGTCATCGGTCTCGGTCTGGTCTTGGATAATCTCACGAAAATTGAAAACTTGGTAGCGTATGCGCTCGGATTTGGGTGCGGTATTATCATAGGCTCCAAAATCGAAGAAAAGATGGCACTTGGCTATATTACAGTGAATGTGATTACGGCGGATGCCGGTTCAGAATTACCGAGCCGCCTTCGAAAAGAAGGATATGGTGTAACCGATTGGCTGGCACATGGCTTGGATGGCAATCGAGCGGCTATGCAAATTTTAACACCTCGAAAATTTGAATTAAAACTTTATCAGACCATTAAAGAGATCGACCCCAAAGCGTTTATTGTCGCGTATGAGACGAAAACGATTCATGGCGGTTTCTGGGTGAAATCGATTCGGAAAGGGAAATTGTTCAGATGA
- the purS gene encoding phosphoribosylformylglycinamidine synthase subunit PurS yields MTKVNVFVTLRESVVDPQGIATQEALQTLGFSEVTNVRVGKLIELELDGSQQEIETRVTEMCEKLLVNKVIENYRFEIGEVAGK; encoded by the coding sequence ATGACGAAAGTAAATGTATTTGTAACACTTCGTGAAAGTGTAGTAGATCCACAAGGAATTGCGACGCAAGAGGCTCTTCAAACATTAGGTTTCAGCGAAGTGACCAATGTCCGCGTTGGCAAGCTGATTGAACTTGAACTGGACGGATCGCAACAGGAAATCGAAACGCGTGTAACGGAAATGTGCGAGAAGCTTTTGGTGAATAAAGTTATTGAAAATTACCGCTTTGAAATCGGGGAGGTTGCGGGCAAATGA
- a CDS encoding AAA family ATPase, with translation MTNEEMIGKVLDNIEKVMIGKREIAELSLTALLSGGHVLLEDVPGVGKTMLVKALAKSIGADFKRIQFTPDLLPSDVLGVSIYNPKEMQFEFRPGPILGNIILADEINRTSPKTQSALLESMEESSLTVDGETIRIPQPFFVMATQNPIEYEGTYPLPEAQLDRFLFKLKMGYPSKTEEVEVLRRAVEEVAVEKLDSVITLTNLRELQQAAKAVTVDDTVKSYIVDCATATREDPDIYLGVSPRGSLALMKGCQAFALGKGRTYVTPDDVQYLAPFVFGHRIILKPEARFQGVSTAMILDRVLADVRVPVDRSRFLR, from the coding sequence AAGCGGGAAATCGCCGAGCTTAGTTTGACCGCCCTGCTTTCGGGCGGGCATGTCTTATTGGAGGATGTGCCGGGCGTCGGGAAAACGATGCTAGTGAAAGCGCTCGCAAAATCGATTGGCGCCGACTTCAAAAGGATTCAGTTTACGCCGGACCTGTTGCCGTCCGACGTTCTTGGAGTGTCCATCTACAATCCTAAAGAAATGCAGTTTGAATTCCGGCCGGGTCCAATCTTAGGCAATATCATTTTAGCCGATGAGATCAATCGAACCTCCCCGAAGACGCAATCCGCTCTCCTTGAAAGCATGGAGGAATCCTCTTTGACAGTGGATGGGGAAACGATCCGTATTCCTCAACCGTTCTTCGTCATGGCCACCCAGAACCCGATCGAGTACGAAGGGACGTACCCGTTGCCCGAAGCGCAGTTGGACCGCTTTTTATTCAAGCTGAAAATGGGGTATCCATCGAAGACGGAAGAGGTGGAGGTCCTTCGGCGGGCCGTAGAGGAAGTGGCCGTCGAGAAATTGGACTCGGTCATTACGCTGACTAACTTGCGAGAATTGCAGCAGGCCGCGAAGGCAGTGACGGTCGATGACACAGTCAAGTCTTATATTGTCGACTGCGCAACTGCGACTCGGGAAGACCCCGATATCTATTTGGGTGTCAGTCCGAGAGGATCGCTTGCTCTCATGAAAGGCTGCCAGGCATTTGCATTAGGGAAGGGTAGGACCTATGTTACTCCGGATGATGTACAGTATTTGGCTCCATTCGTGTTTGGTCATCGGATTATCTTGAAGCCCGAAGCCCGGTTCCAAGGAGTTTCTACTGCAATGATCCTTGACCGGGTTTTGGCCGATGTTCGTGTGCCAGTTGACCGGTCCAGGTTTTTGAGATGA
- the purK gene encoding 5-(carboxyamino)imidazole ribonucleotide synthase, translating into MKTILPGQTIGIIGGGQLGRMMGLAAKEAGFKIAVLDPTMDSPCGQIADIQIVAPYNDEAALEELGEVSDVITYEFENIDFEGLKRLSEIAHVPQGADLVRITQNRITEKAEIRQAGAPVAPYIAVQTFDELKDAIDTIGFPCIVKTAFGGYDGKGQLKLDSPEHLPEAESLFAHSACIAEAFVPFIKEISVIIQRNAAGESYCLPVAENIHKHHILHESIVPARVAASVIQRAEEAAQKIADHLQLVGTLAVEMFVLENNEIIINELAPRPHNSGHYSIEACNVSQFHQHIRAVCGWPLRKPKLWASSIMVNVLGEHVAPLIRVIKQHPDWSVHLYGKAEAKEKRKMGHITIMTEDIENTLQEIAATGIWED; encoded by the coding sequence GTGAAGACCATTTTACCGGGACAGACGATCGGCATCATCGGCGGAGGCCAGCTCGGCCGAATGATGGGATTGGCGGCGAAAGAAGCAGGATTTAAAATTGCGGTTCTCGACCCGACGATGGATTCTCCTTGCGGCCAGATTGCCGATATCCAGATTGTCGCTCCCTATAATGACGAAGCGGCGCTTGAAGAATTGGGCGAGGTGAGCGATGTCATCACATATGAGTTTGAAAATATTGACTTTGAGGGGCTAAAGCGACTTTCCGAAATTGCGCATGTCCCGCAAGGCGCCGATCTCGTCCGGATTACACAAAACCGGATCACCGAGAAAGCGGAAATCCGACAAGCCGGCGCCCCGGTCGCTCCTTATATTGCAGTCCAGACGTTTGATGAATTAAAAGATGCCATCGACACAATCGGCTTTCCTTGCATCGTCAAAACGGCATTTGGCGGGTATGACGGCAAAGGGCAATTGAAATTAGATTCTCCGGAACATTTGCCAGAGGCAGAATCGCTCTTTGCCCATTCGGCCTGCATTGCGGAAGCGTTTGTTCCATTTATCAAGGAAATCTCTGTCATTATTCAGCGGAATGCTGCAGGCGAATCATATTGTTTGCCAGTAGCGGAAAACATCCACAAGCATCATATTTTGCATGAATCGATCGTACCGGCGCGCGTAGCCGCATCGGTCATCCAACGAGCTGAGGAAGCGGCACAGAAAATTGCTGATCACCTACAGTTGGTTGGTACGTTGGCAGTTGAAATGTTTGTGCTGGAAAACAATGAAATCATCATTAACGAATTGGCCCCACGGCCGCATAATTCGGGTCATTATTCCATTGAAGCGTGCAATGTTTCCCAATTCCATCAACATATCCGTGCTGTCTGTGGGTGGCCGCTCCGCAAGCCGAAATTATGGGCATCTTCCATCATGGTCAATGTCCTAGGGGAACATGTCGCCCCTCTGATTCGGGTCATCAAACAACACCCCGATTGGTCGGTCCATCTGTACGGCAAAGCGGAGGCTAAAGAGAAGCGCAAGATGGGGCATATTACAATCATGACTGAAGATATCGAGAATACATTGCAAGAAATTGCAGCTACGGGCATCTGGGAAGATTGA
- the purE gene encoding 5-(carboxyamino)imidazole ribonucleotide mutase: MEPKIGVIMGSKSDWDTMKHACDVLDELNVPYEKKVVSAHRTPDFMFEYAEQAHEKGLQVIIAGAGGAAHLPGMVAAKTVLPVIGVPVQSKALNGMDSLLSIVQMPGGVPVATMAIGKAGAVNAGLLAAQFLGVHDEALRGRIEMRRDEMRKIALESSGELV; this comes from the coding sequence GTGGAACCAAAAATCGGCGTGATCATGGGGAGCAAAAGCGATTGGGACACGATGAAACATGCATGCGATGTCCTTGATGAATTGAATGTTCCGTACGAGAAAAAAGTGGTTTCAGCACATCGGACACCGGATTTTATGTTCGAGTATGCTGAGCAGGCTCACGAAAAAGGATTGCAGGTGATTATTGCGGGGGCAGGGGGTGCTGCCCATCTGCCCGGTATGGTCGCTGCCAAAACGGTTCTACCTGTCATTGGCGTGCCGGTCCAATCCAAAGCGTTGAATGGTATGGACTCCTTACTCTCCATCGTCCAGATGCCGGGCGGCGTTCCGGTGGCCACAATGGCTATCGGCAAGGCGGGGGCTGTGAATGCAGGCCTTCTTGCTGCCCAGTTCCTTGGTGTCCATGATGAAGCATTGAGGGGACGAATTGAAATGCGTCGTGACGAAATGCGGAAAATTGCCTTAGAAAGTAGCGGTGAATTAGTGTGA
- a CDS encoding NCS2 family permease — protein MKKYFEFEKLGTNYRREIIGGLTTFLAMAYVLAVNPIMLSLDTVPDLPDAMRMDKGAVFVATALAAAVGSLFMGVIARYPIGLAPGMGLNAFFAFSVVLGYGIPWQTALTGVLVSGLIFIVLSLTGLRELIINAIPAQLKLAVGAGIGLFITFLGLQNADIIVAEPNTLVTLGDLSAGPTLLAIFGLVVTIIMMVRKIKGAIFYGMIMTTILGMIVSLIEVPTKIVDKVPSVAPTFGAAFDAFFHDPASLMTTQFLVIVITFLFVDFFDTAGTLVAVATQAGLMKDDRLPRAGRALLADSMATVTGAIFGTSTTTSYVESTAGVAAGARTGFSSVVVGLLFLLSLFFSPLLFVITPAVTAPALIIVGVLMVSALGNIEWNKFEIAVPAFFVIISMPLTYSIATGIAIGFIFYPITMLVSGRRKEIHPIMYGLFVIFILYFIFIK, from the coding sequence ATGAAGAAATATTTTGAGTTTGAAAAGCTAGGGACGAATTACCGGAGGGAAATCATAGGCGGATTAACGACATTCTTAGCAATGGCCTACGTTTTGGCAGTTAACCCTATTATGCTTTCACTAGATACAGTACCTGACCTGCCGGATGCCATGCGCATGGATAAGGGAGCGGTCTTCGTCGCAACCGCACTCGCCGCGGCTGTGGGTTCTCTATTCATGGGGGTAATCGCAAGATATCCGATTGGACTTGCTCCAGGTATGGGATTGAATGCCTTCTTCGCATTTTCAGTTGTTTTAGGCTATGGTATCCCTTGGCAGACTGCTTTGACAGGCGTTTTAGTTTCGGGATTGATTTTCATTGTCCTATCATTGACAGGCTTACGTGAGTTGATCATTAACGCCATACCGGCACAATTGAAATTAGCCGTTGGTGCGGGAATCGGATTATTCATCACTTTTCTGGGACTCCAGAATGCTGACATCATTGTTGCGGAGCCGAACACGCTGGTCACGCTCGGAGATTTAAGTGCCGGCCCTACACTGCTAGCGATTTTCGGTCTAGTAGTCACCATTATTATGATGGTTCGGAAAATCAAGGGTGCCATCTTCTACGGAATGATTATGACGACAATACTTGGAATGATTGTCAGTCTGATTGAGGTACCGACAAAAATCGTCGATAAAGTTCCAAGTGTCGCTCCAACATTCGGCGCTGCGTTTGATGCTTTTTTCCATGACCCAGCATCCTTGATGACGACGCAATTCTTAGTCATCGTCATCACCTTCCTTTTTGTCGACTTCTTTGATACTGCCGGAACTCTCGTAGCAGTAGCGACCCAAGCAGGGTTAATGAAGGACGACAGGCTGCCACGCGCAGGACGAGCTTTGCTAGCGGACTCGATGGCAACAGTGACAGGGGCTATTTTCGGAACATCAACGACGACCTCTTATGTTGAGTCGACTGCGGGAGTAGCCGCTGGGGCAAGAACAGGCTTCTCTTCTGTTGTTGTTGGTTTGCTGTTTCTTCTATCATTGTTCTTCTCACCATTGTTATTTGTCATTACGCCAGCGGTAACAGCGCCGGCGCTCATCATTGTAGGTGTACTAATGGTATCGGCATTAGGGAACATCGAATGGAATAAATTCGAAATAGCAGTCCCGGCATTTTTCGTCATCATTTCCATGCCGCTGACATATAGCATAGCAACCGGAATCGCAATCGGGTTTATCTTCTATCCGATTACTATGCTGGTGAGCGGAAGAAGAAAAGAAATCCACCCCATCATGTATGGACTATTCGTCATTTTTATCTTGTACTTTATCTTCATTAAATAA
- a CDS encoding DUF58 domain-containing protein, with the protein MKARHQIVLIGRLLFVISLLAASFIFAMFQGGIVSWTIFYILVPFVSYSVLLFLYPISAIKAEREVMTPRVYRGGSLTVVVRLKRKFRFPLLYVVAAEVGEGSRLPAWAGSQMKQIFLFGMSKEVEWTYTIDRMPRGEHQLRGIKIELSDFFGWIKKAALLDLPETVLVYPKMTDFHYEPKDSPSETGSQVISRNVPKDMALVTGVRDYQAGDRMAWIHWKSFAKTQQLMTKEFDEGKAKQIFVALDGRRSDVFEDQVELAASLLRETSRKQAGLTFAILGSQPLLIPSIQSEVQFHQAFVQLAKVRPSEEEGLPIAEMAAVPQSENIVIITGNPDEVLFQSLLSHFQQARSIVCFVVVDQESGLTGKREAAIRMARSKGVNVYTLYRKPFSDTFNEVAR; encoded by the coding sequence ATGAAGGCCCGTCACCAGATTGTTCTGATCGGGCGGTTGCTTTTCGTGATATCCCTTCTCGCTGCCTCTTTTATATTTGCCATGTTCCAAGGCGGCATCGTCAGCTGGACCATCTTTTATATCCTAGTGCCGTTTGTCAGTTACTCGGTTCTGCTTTTTCTATATCCGATTTCTGCCATCAAAGCGGAACGAGAAGTGATGACGCCTCGTGTGTACCGAGGAGGCAGTTTGACAGTGGTTGTCCGATTGAAACGTAAATTTCGCTTTCCGTTGCTCTATGTTGTTGCAGCAGAAGTCGGAGAGGGTTCAAGACTTCCCGCATGGGCAGGCAGTCAAATGAAGCAGATCTTTTTGTTTGGCATGTCGAAAGAAGTGGAGTGGACGTATACGATCGATCGGATGCCAAGGGGGGAACATCAACTTCGTGGAATTAAGATCGAACTGTCTGACTTTTTTGGCTGGATAAAAAAAGCAGCGCTGCTCGACTTGCCGGAAACGGTTCTCGTCTATCCGAAAATGACGGATTTCCACTACGAACCGAAAGACAGTCCTTCGGAAACGGGTTCCCAAGTCATTTCCCGGAATGTCCCGAAAGATATGGCGTTGGTGACAGGGGTGCGTGATTATCAAGCGGGTGACCGGATGGCCTGGATTCACTGGAAGTCGTTTGCGAAAACACAACAATTGATGACGAAAGAGTTTGATGAAGGCAAGGCGAAGCAGATATTTGTCGCATTGGATGGCAGGCGATCTGATGTGTTTGAAGACCAAGTCGAACTCGCTGCTTCCTTGCTACGTGAGACATCAAGAAAACAAGCGGGTTTGACATTCGCCATTCTCGGATCCCAACCGCTTTTAATCCCTTCCATCCAATCGGAAGTCCAATTTCACCAAGCATTCGTCCAGTTGGCAAAGGTTAGACCGTCGGAAGAGGAAGGGCTGCCGATCGCCGAAATGGCGGCAGTCCCTCAAAGTGAAAATATTGTCATTATCACCGGCAATCCTGACGAAGTGCTGTTCCAGTCGTTGCTCTCGCACTTTCAACAGGCACGCTCAATCGTCTGTTTTGTCGTAGTGGATCAGGAAAGCGGCCTGACGGGGAAACGGGAAGCTGCCATCCGGATGGCCCGATCAAAAGGGGTCAATGTCTATACGCTATATCGAAAACCGTTTTCGGATACATTCAATGAGGTGGCCCGATGA